One Cryptococcus decagattii chromosome 8, complete sequence DNA segment encodes these proteins:
- a CDS encoding peptide chain release factor 1 has translation MFVPSKARQALCLARIHARCLSRSNGSAHQCPCGCSKLQPGLSSFLSRRQLSSVAFQNGRAVTLEQNTRYAGPKRSYASASLSKWATETEETHTKLIEAAEARVNVYKKVMENDAKATDVDVKGQIERARVQKELAPLLEVWNRYLELKQSIIDMKPFLKDSDPTLREMFETEHASLCTELDTLIISTFPTVLLPPSSTASLPAVMSLNAGVGGLESALCTEDLARMYLRFATNRGWKVEEISRVEGTGGKGGGGIREMTVKFEPPQYAEEGTEVYGALRWEKGVHRIQRVPANETQGRIHTSTVAVIVLPMYPDTAEAPLVDPKDVRIDVMRARGAGGQHVNRTESAVRLTHMPTGITVSMQDSRSQHQNRTWAWEILRARLSEKKHNEEVEARRASRRNQVKGADRSDKIRTYNFNQDRLTDHRFGITVTGLQRILDGEGLEDVIAMMKKDVDERRLEALLEGEEDLDY, from the exons ATGTTCGTCCCCTCAAAAGCAAGACAGGCATTATGCCTTGCGAGGATACACGCAAGATGTCTCTCAAGGTCCAACGGCAGCGCTCATCAGTGCCCATGCGGTTGCTCCAAATTGCAGCCGGGTCTCTCATCATTCTTGTCTCGAAGACAGCTTTCAAGTGTTGCCTTTCAAAATGGCAGAGCGGTCACTCTGGAACAAAACACGCGATATGCTGGACCTAAGAGGAGCTATGCTTCTGCCAGCCTAAGTAAATGGGCCACTGAAACCGAGGAGACACATACAAAGTTGATTGAAGCTGCTGAAGCCAGAGTCAATGTCTACAAAAAGGTCATGGAAAAC GATGCGAAAGCAACAGATGTAGATGTCAAGGGCCAAATCGAAAGAGCAAGAGTGCAAAAAGAACTTGCGCCTTTACTTGAAGTCTGGAATAGGTATCTTGAGCTCAAACAG TCCATTATCGACATGAAGCCTTTCCTCAAAGATTCCGACCCCACTCTCCGCGAGATGTTCGAAACTGAACATGCTTCACTTTGCACAGAGCTCGACACTTTGATTATCTCCACTTTCCCCACTGTCCTTCTCCCGCCTTCATCTACCGCTTCATTGCCTGCAGTGATGTCCCTCAATGCTGGTGTCGGCGGGCTCGAATCAGCATTATGTACTGAAGACCTTGCAAGAATGTACCTTCGTTTTGCGACCAATAGGGGttggaaagtggaagaaaTAAGTCGGGTAGAAGGAACGGGAGGGAAAGGCGGTGGTGGGATAAGAGAAATGACGGTCAAGTTTGAGCCACCGCAGTatgctgaagaaggaacGGAGGTTTATGGGGCGTTGCGATGGGAGAAAGGGGTGCATAGAATACAGAGGGTGCCGGCGAATGAGACTCAGGGTAGAATACATACCTCTACGGTCGCTGTCATC GTACTGCCGATGTATCCGGATACCGCCGAGGCTCCGTTGGTGGATCCTAAAGACGTCAGGATTGATGTTATGCGGGCAAGAGGTGCAGGTGGTCAACATGTCAATCGTACTGAGTCTGCTGTACGATTGACCCATATGCCCACCGGTATCACTGTCTCCATGCAAGATTCTCGTAGTCAACATCAA AACCGAACATGGGCTTGGGAAATCCTTAGAGCTAGACTGTCGGAAAAGAAGCACAAtgaggaagtggaggctCGACGGGCTAGTCGACGAAACCAGGTAAAAGGCGCCGACCGAAGTGATAAGATTCGGACGTACAACTTTAACCAA GATCGCTTAACGGACCATCGCTTTGGAATTACCGTGACAGGCTTGCAACGCATTCTTGATGGTGAAGGTCTTGAAGATGTCATCgcaatgatgaagaaagacgTCGATGAAAGAAGATTAGAGGCCCTTTTggagggtgaagaagatcttGACTACTAA